From the genome of Litoribrevibacter albus:
TTCGTTGAGTGTTACCGCGTGATCGGCCAAACGGGCTACCTCATCCATTGAATGACTGACGTATAAGATAGGTAAATCAAAGTGTGTTTTTAAACGCTCAAGATAGGGAAGAATTTCTTGTTTTCGGGCCAGATCTAAAGACGCAAGCGGCTCATCCATCAAGAGTAATTGAGGTTGGATGAGCAGAGCACGAGCGATCGCTACACGTTGACGCTCACCGCCTGAGAGTTGGGCAGGGTAGCGGGATAAAATCGACTCAATGCCCATGGTGTTAATGACTCGATCATAAAAGTCTTGAGAGAGCGGCTGTTTTGAACGCTTGATGGCGTAGTTGAGATTACCCTTGGCCGTTAAGTGAGGGAATAAACTGCTCTCCTGAAACACATAGGCCAATGGGCGCTTATGCGTTGGTAGAAAGGTCTGGCCGTTTTGCCAGAGATCACCATTGACCGTCAACAGCCCTTGAGAGGGTTGCTCAAGTCCGGCAATACAACGAAGTAATGTGGTTTTACCAGAACCTGAATGACCAAAAATTGCAGTGATGCCTGAACCGGGAAGCGTCACATCCACATCCAAATCAAACGGAGCATCTTTCTGCTGAGCTGTTGCCGAATGGGCAAAGTTCAACTGAAAGTTGGCTCGAATAACTTTTTGATCTGTAAGAGATGAATTCAAAACTTGCCTCGGGGATTACAACATTCGTCTTGTCTGGGTATTAATTGTCTGGCTACTACTAACAGAGATTTAGCACGGCTATTGAAACGTGGCTATTTAATCACTGCATTCAATCACGGTTGTTTAATTACTGTTATTTAATTACTGCTATTTAATTAATAACGGCGCATGTTTACGCTGGAACCAGTATAAACCCAGAAGTACCAGAAAAGTGAACACAACCATTAAGCCCGCCAATGCGTGTGCCTGGGTGTACTCCAATGCTTCAACATGATCATAAATCTGCACGGAAACAACACGGGTTTCATCCGGAATGTTGCCACCGATCATTAATACCACACCAAACTCACCCACGGTATGTGCAAAACCCAACACCGCAGCCGTCAGGAATCCGGGTTTAGCTAAGGGCAGAACCACGGTAAAAAATCGATCCAATGGGCCGGCGCGTAGGGTTGCTGCAACTTCCAAGGGACGGTCACCCAGCGCTT
Proteins encoded in this window:
- the modC gene encoding molybdenum ABC transporter ATP-binding protein; amino-acid sequence: MNSSLTDQKVIRANFQLNFAHSATAQQKDAPFDLDVDVTLPGSGITAIFGHSGSGKTTLLRCIAGLEQPSQGLLTVNGDLWQNGQTFLPTHKRPLAYVFQESSLFPHLTAKGNLNYAIKRSKQPLSQDFYDRVINTMGIESILSRYPAQLSGGERQRVAIARALLIQPQLLLMDEPLASLDLARKQEILPYLERLKTHFDLPILYVSHSMDEVARLADHAVTLNEGRVIAQGNLTEVFSRIDLPISYGDDTGVVIKGRIVERDEQWQLNKVEFDGGAVWVCDGGEAIDQQVRIRVLAKDVSLALSSHDDMSILNRIQVCIEEIHPCNGSSMSLVRLKAGDSFLIARLTNKSLHHLNLTQGSSAWAQIKSVAIVH